From Achromobacter spanius, a single genomic window includes:
- the livG gene encoding high-affinity branched-chain amino acid ABC transporter ATP-binding protein LivG, with translation MSEALLKVSGLTMRFGGLLAVDSVGFEVMSDEVFAIIGPNGAGKTTVFNCVGGFYAPTAGEIVMDGKPITGLASHKVARHGLVRTFQNVRLFKQLTVLENLLVAQHTQVESRLLPGLLKTKGYRQSESEALSRAAQWLDFMGLREFANREAGNLAYGHQRRLEIARCMITKPRLLMLDEPAAGLNPQEKRDLQSLIDQLRREFGVAVLLIEHDMSLIMGISDRILVMEHGKPITTGTPEQVRNDERVIKAYLGEE, from the coding sequence ATGAGCGAGGCATTGCTGAAAGTCTCCGGCCTGACCATGCGGTTCGGCGGCCTCTTGGCCGTCGACAGCGTGGGTTTCGAGGTCATGTCCGACGAGGTCTTTGCCATCATCGGCCCAAACGGGGCCGGCAAGACCACCGTGTTCAACTGCGTGGGCGGCTTCTATGCGCCGACCGCCGGTGAAATCGTCATGGACGGCAAACCCATCACGGGTCTTGCCAGCCACAAGGTGGCGCGTCATGGGCTGGTGCGCACGTTCCAGAACGTGCGCCTGTTCAAGCAACTGACGGTGCTGGAAAACCTGCTGGTCGCGCAGCATACGCAGGTGGAATCCCGGCTGCTGCCGGGTCTGCTGAAGACCAAGGGGTATCGCCAGTCCGAATCCGAAGCGCTGTCGCGGGCGGCGCAATGGCTGGATTTCATGGGCCTGCGCGAATTCGCCAACCGCGAAGCCGGCAACCTGGCCTATGGCCACCAGCGGCGCCTGGAAATCGCGCGCTGCATGATCACCAAGCCGCGCCTGCTGATGCTGGACGAGCCGGCCGCAGGCCTCAACCCCCAGGAAAAGCGCGATCTGCAATCGCTCATCGACCAGCTACGCCGCGAATTCGGCGTGGCCGTGCTGCTGATCGAGCACGACATGAGCCTGATCATGGGCATTTCGGACCGCATTCTGGTCATGGAACACGGCAAGCCCATCACGACCGGCACCCCCGAGCAGGTGCGCAACGACGAGCGCGTCATCAAGGCGTACCTGGGGGAGGAATGA
- a CDS encoding ABC transporter ATP-binding protein: MLKLENIHTYYGAIQALNGVSVDVNQGEIVTLIGANGAGKTTLLMTVCGNPRAREGKITFEGEDITNKDTHHIMRSGIAISPEGRRVFKDLTVAENLMMGGFFLKRDEIEAGIDHVYGLFPRLKERASQRAGLMSGGEQQMLAIGRALMTRPRLLLLDEPTLGLAPLVIAQIFDIIREIREQGVTVFLVEQNANKALGVADRGYVLENGRVVLQDTGANLLVNDKVRKAYLGG; the protein is encoded by the coding sequence ATGCTGAAGCTGGAAAACATACACACGTACTATGGCGCAATCCAGGCGCTGAACGGCGTGTCGGTGGACGTCAACCAGGGCGAGATCGTCACGCTGATCGGCGCCAACGGCGCCGGTAAGACGACGCTGCTGATGACGGTCTGCGGCAATCCGCGGGCGCGCGAAGGCAAGATCACGTTCGAAGGCGAGGACATCACGAACAAGGACACGCACCACATCATGCGCAGTGGCATTGCCATTTCGCCTGAGGGCCGGCGCGTGTTCAAGGACCTGACGGTCGCCGAGAACCTGATGATGGGCGGCTTCTTCTTGAAGCGCGACGAGATCGAGGCCGGCATCGACCACGTCTACGGTCTGTTCCCGCGCTTGAAGGAACGCGCCAGTCAGCGCGCGGGGCTGATGTCGGGCGGCGAACAGCAGATGCTGGCCATCGGCCGCGCGCTGATGACCCGGCCGCGCCTGTTGCTGCTGGACGAACCGACGCTGGGCCTGGCCCCGCTGGTGATCGCCCAGATCTTCGACATCATCCGCGAGATCCGCGAGCAGGGCGTGACTGTGTTCCTGGTCGAGCAGAACGCCAACAAGGCGCTGGGCGTGGCGGATCGCGGCTACGTGCTGGAAAACGGCCGCGTGGTCCTGCAGGACACCGGCGCCAACCTGCTGGTCAACGACAAGGTCCGCAAGGCGTACCTGGGCGGTTGA
- a CDS encoding aspartate/glutamate racemase family protein, with amino-acid sequence MAGAAFALRLAALTPATVDQQHIPTLLRNDPRIPDRSSAYMAGGESPLPYMVGGVRFLEQAGAQLIAIPCNTAHLWFDEIAASTQLPVLHIIEAVIEDLRRLGLPSGRIGLMGTAATLKLGLYQRHLEAQGYECIVPDDDEVERFCMGSIRAVKGNQLEDAFAPAAECIARLKARGADAVVLGCTELPLAVPHALRPSLGVTLTDSIDALARAAIAHYQADQPAERIAA; translated from the coding sequence ATGGCCGGCGCGGCCTTTGCCCTCCGCCTGGCGGCGCTGACGCCCGCCACGGTTGACCAGCAACACATCCCCACCTTGCTGCGCAACGATCCCCGCATTCCCGACCGGTCCAGCGCCTACATGGCCGGCGGCGAAAGTCCCCTGCCCTACATGGTCGGCGGCGTGCGCTTCCTGGAACAGGCCGGCGCCCAGCTCATCGCCATTCCGTGCAATACCGCCCACCTGTGGTTCGACGAGATCGCCGCGTCCACGCAACTGCCGGTGCTGCACATCATCGAAGCGGTCATCGAAGACCTGCGCCGGCTCGGCCTGCCCAGCGGCCGCATCGGCTTGATGGGCACTGCTGCCACGCTCAAGCTCGGTCTCTACCAGCGCCACCTCGAAGCCCAGGGCTACGAGTGCATCGTGCCTGACGACGACGAAGTCGAACGCTTCTGCATGGGCTCGATCCGCGCCGTCAAGGGCAACCAGCTCGAAGACGCCTTCGCGCCCGCCGCCGAATGCATCGCCCGCCTGAAGGCCCGCGGCGCCGACGCCGTGGTGCTGGGCTGCACCGAATTGCCCCTGGCCGTCCCGCACGCCCTGCGCCCCAGTCTGGGCGTGACCCTCACCGACTCCATCGACGCCCTCGCCCGCGCCGCCATCGCGCACTACCAGGCCGACCAGCCGGCCGAACGCATCGCTGCTTAA
- a CDS encoding N-acyl-D-amino-acid deacylase family protein, with amino-acid sequence MTADTLQADFIVAGATLIDGSGGPATQGDLAVRAGRIAAVGSFAHPAGVPVIDGRGQVLAPGFIDSHTHDDGYLLAHPDMLPKVSQGITTVVTGNCGISLAPLARTQIPQPLDLLGPPELFRFGTFRAWMDALRDTPAAVNVIPLVGHTTLRVAVMDDTSRAANHAERAAMRDLMQEALDAGAFGVSTGTFYPPASAAPTDEIIDVCQPLRGRAGIYATHLRDEADHIVPAMEEALLIGRETESRVVFSHHKLAGERNHGRTRETLDLISRAAAAQPVCLDCHPYPATSTMLRLDRARLASRTMITWSKGYPEATGRDFSDVMAELGLDDEAAVARLAPAGAIYFLMDPSDVKRIFAHPLTMVGSDGLPFDPHPHPRQWGTFTNVLRTMVREQSLLSLESAIHKMTGLAAAQYGVAGRGLLREGYHADLVLFDPATVTDVATFSAPIQASRGIHAVWVNGRQVWDGERTGTERPGHVLTPGDA; translated from the coding sequence ATGACGGCAGACACCTTGCAGGCTGACTTCATCGTCGCGGGCGCCACGCTCATTGACGGCTCGGGCGGGCCCGCCACCCAGGGCGACCTGGCCGTGCGCGCCGGGCGCATCGCGGCGGTGGGCAGCTTTGCCCATCCCGCGGGCGTGCCGGTCATCGACGGCCGGGGCCAGGTCCTGGCGCCGGGCTTCATCGACTCGCACACCCACGACGACGGCTACCTGCTGGCGCATCCCGACATGCTGCCCAAGGTGTCGCAGGGCATCACCACGGTCGTCACCGGCAACTGCGGCATCAGCCTGGCGCCGCTGGCGCGCACGCAGATTCCGCAGCCGCTCGACCTGCTGGGTCCGCCGGAACTCTTTCGCTTTGGCACCTTCCGCGCCTGGATGGACGCCCTGCGCGACACGCCGGCCGCCGTCAACGTGATTCCCCTGGTGGGTCACACCACCTTGCGCGTCGCCGTCATGGACGACACCTCGCGCGCGGCCAACCACGCGGAACGGGCCGCCATGCGCGACCTGATGCAGGAAGCGCTGGATGCAGGCGCGTTCGGCGTGTCGACCGGCACGTTCTACCCGCCGGCCAGCGCCGCGCCCACGGACGAGATCATCGACGTGTGCCAACCGCTGCGCGGCCGCGCCGGCATCTACGCCACGCACCTGCGCGACGAGGCCGACCACATCGTGCCCGCCATGGAAGAGGCGCTGCTCATCGGCCGCGAAACCGAATCCCGCGTGGTGTTCTCGCATCACAAGCTGGCGGGCGAACGCAATCATGGCCGCACCCGCGAAACGCTGGACCTCATCAGCCGCGCCGCGGCCGCGCAGCCCGTCTGCCTGGACTGCCATCCCTACCCCGCGACGTCGACCATGCTGCGGCTGGACCGCGCGCGGCTTGCCAGCCGCACGATGATCACGTGGTCCAAAGGCTATCCCGAGGCCACGGGCCGCGACTTCAGCGACGTCATGGCCGAACTTGGCCTGGACGACGAAGCCGCCGTCGCCCGGCTGGCCCCGGCCGGCGCCATCTACTTCCTGATGGACCCGTCGGACGTCAAACGCATCTTTGCCCATCCGCTGACCATGGTCGGCTCGGACGGCCTGCCCTTCGACCCGCATCCGCACCCCCGCCAATGGGGCACGTTCACCAACGTGCTGCGCACGATGGTGCGCGAGCAGAGCCTGCTGTCGCTCGAGTCCGCCATCCACAAGATGACCGGATTGGCCGCGGCCCAGTACGGCGTCGCCGGGCGTGGCCTGCTCCGGGAGGGGTATCATGCTGACCTGGTGCTGTTCGATCCCGCCACCGTTACCGACGTGGCCACTTTTTCAGCGCCCATTCAGGCAAGCCGGGGCATCCACGCCGTGTGGGTCAACGGCAGGCAGGTCTGGGACGGGGAACGGACGGGCACCGAACGCCCGGGCCATGTCCTGACGCCCGGTGATGCATGA
- a CDS encoding Bug family tripartite tricarboxylate transporter substrate binding protein has product MRSTLLRSLSMAALSVAFAGAASAAGYPDKPITFVVPSAAGGSPDVLSRLITTQIARDTGATMVVENRPGAAGNIGIALIKRAAPDGYTVGYGNINTLAVNRSLFKRLPYDVDKDLTPVAHMFDLYNVLIVPAESPVNSVQELIDRARKEPGRLSYGASGVGTTGHMGGELFKSMAKLDVMFIPYNGGPAAIQDLLGGRLDYLFVNTSEAAPLVKSGKVRALGVSSLKRLSLMPDVPTLDESGLKGYETVAWGGVVAPKGTPDDVVTTLNAAIQKALQAPEVRQGLATLGAEPATGSPADFKQLIDRETAKWQQIIDNAGIEKLD; this is encoded by the coding sequence ATGCGCAGCACGCTCCTTCGCAGTCTTTCCATGGCGGCGCTCAGCGTCGCCTTCGCCGGCGCCGCCTCGGCCGCCGGCTATCCCGACAAGCCCATCACCTTCGTGGTCCCGTCCGCCGCCGGCGGCTCGCCCGACGTGTTGTCGCGCCTGATCACCACGCAGATCGCCCGCGACACCGGCGCCACGATGGTCGTCGAAAACCGCCCCGGCGCCGCCGGCAACATCGGCATCGCGCTCATCAAGCGAGCCGCGCCCGACGGCTACACGGTCGGCTACGGCAACATCAACACGCTGGCGGTCAACCGCTCGCTGTTCAAGCGCCTGCCGTACGACGTGGACAAGGACCTGACGCCGGTCGCCCACATGTTCGACCTGTACAACGTCCTGATCGTCCCGGCCGAATCGCCCGTCAACAGCGTGCAGGAACTCATCGACCGCGCCCGCAAGGAGCCCGGCCGTCTGTCCTATGGCGCATCGGGCGTCGGCACCACCGGCCACATGGGCGGCGAGCTCTTCAAGAGCATGGCCAAGCTGGACGTGATGTTCATCCCCTACAACGGCGGCCCCGCCGCCATCCAGGATCTGCTGGGCGGCCGCCTGGACTACCTGTTCGTCAACACGTCCGAGGCCGCGCCGCTGGTCAAGAGCGGCAAGGTCCGCGCCCTCGGCGTCAGCAGCCTGAAGCGCCTGTCGCTGATGCCCGACGTGCCCACGCTGGACGAGTCCGGCCTGAAGGGCTACGAGACCGTCGCCTGGGGCGGCGTGGTCGCCCCCAAGGGTACGCCCGACGACGTGGTGACCACGCTGAACGCCGCCATCCAGAAGGCGCTGCAAGCGCCGGAAGTGCGTCAGGGCCTGGCCACACTGGGCGCGGAACCGGCCACCGGCTCGCCCGCCGACTTCAAGCAGCTGATCGATCGCGAAACCGCCAAGTGGCAGCAGATCATCGACAACGCCGGCATCGAAAAACTCGACTGA
- a CDS encoding LysR family transcriptional regulator, whose protein sequence is MEADGYADEAGPSAGRPLNLRQIEVFRAIMMAGSISGAGRMLHVSQPAVSRVLALTESRLGYRLFERVKSRLSPTAEARRLYAEVEQVYGGIQRVNDLAASLGQSGAGMLKIVASASFGQRLIPMALERFRGRNAGARVDYRSVTFDELAAYFLSGQADIGISMQPPDHPNLTSVRLARVPVVCVLPPGHPLASHDAVRPEDFSSAAWIGYPRDTPLGRALQPFFGEGPHCAAAIEVHSPVTACSFVQQGLGPALVDAWCVTPDQAAHMALRPITPEASVDIWATHSNLSAPPLLARRFLAAVRKILESEALPGVTPA, encoded by the coding sequence ATGGAAGCCGATGGGTATGCCGACGAGGCCGGGCCAAGCGCCGGGCGGCCGCTGAACCTGCGCCAGATCGAGGTGTTCCGCGCCATCATGATGGCCGGCTCGATCAGCGGGGCGGGGCGCATGCTGCATGTGTCGCAGCCGGCCGTGAGCCGGGTGCTGGCCCTGACGGAAAGCCGGCTGGGCTACCGGTTGTTCGAGCGCGTCAAGAGCCGGCTGTCGCCCACGGCCGAGGCCCGGCGCCTGTATGCCGAGGTCGAGCAGGTGTATGGCGGCATCCAGCGCGTGAACGACCTGGCCGCCAGCCTGGGGCAGTCGGGCGCAGGCATGCTGAAGATCGTGGCAAGTGCCAGTTTCGGGCAACGCCTGATCCCCATGGCGCTGGAGCGATTTCGCGGACGCAATGCGGGCGCGCGGGTCGATTACCGCAGCGTGACATTCGACGAGCTGGCGGCGTACTTTCTGTCGGGACAGGCGGATATCGGCATTTCCATGCAGCCGCCGGATCATCCGAACCTGACGTCGGTCCGGCTGGCGCGCGTGCCGGTGGTGTGCGTGCTGCCGCCCGGGCATCCGCTTGCCAGCCACGATGCGGTGCGGCCGGAGGACTTTTCGTCGGCGGCGTGGATCGGCTATCCGCGCGATACGCCGCTGGGACGCGCGCTGCAGCCGTTCTTTGGCGAAGGCCCGCACTGCGCGGCGGCGATCGAGGTGCATTCGCCCGTGACCGCCTGTTCCTTCGTGCAGCAGGGCCTGGGGCCGGCACTGGTGGATGCCTGGTGCGTCACGCCGGATCAGGCCGCGCACATGGCGCTGCGTCCGATTACGCCCGAGGCCAGCGTGGACATCTGGGCGACGCATTCCAATCTGAGCGCGCCGCCCTTGCTGGCGCGGCGTTTTCTGGCCGCGGTCAGGAAGATCCTGGAGAGCGAGGCGCTGCCCGGCGTGACGCCGGCGTAA
- a CDS encoding glutathione binding-like protein: MKLYYMPGACSLASHIVLEWIGKPYETHKLSREALKEPEFLRINPMGAVPALTDGDWTLTQNVSILEYLAELAPESTLLGDGSARSRAEVRRWVGFINSDVHKTFSLLFGAQRYVKDEGAQKELAASASALLTKLFAQLDTQLAGKPYLAGAAPSVADAYLFVVLRWAHAKEVDLTGLSNLSAFFERMQANAGVKAALQAEGL, encoded by the coding sequence ATGAAACTGTACTACATGCCCGGCGCGTGCTCGCTCGCTTCCCACATCGTGCTCGAGTGGATCGGCAAGCCGTATGAAACGCACAAACTCAGCCGCGAGGCGCTCAAGGAGCCCGAGTTTCTGCGGATCAACCCGATGGGCGCCGTGCCTGCGCTGACCGATGGCGACTGGACCCTGACGCAGAACGTATCCATCCTGGAGTACCTGGCTGAACTGGCGCCCGAAAGCACGCTGCTGGGCGACGGCTCCGCGCGTTCGCGCGCCGAAGTGCGCCGTTGGGTCGGCTTCATCAATTCCGACGTGCACAAGACGTTCTCGCTGCTCTTCGGCGCGCAGCGCTACGTGAAGGACGAAGGCGCGCAGAAGGAACTGGCCGCGTCGGCCTCGGCGCTCTTGACCAAGCTGTTCGCGCAACTGGACACGCAGTTGGCCGGCAAGCCGTATCTGGCGGGCGCCGCCCCGTCGGTTGCCGATGCCTACCTGTTCGTCGTGCTGCGCTGGGCGCACGCCAAGGAAGTGGACCTGACCGGTCTGTCCAACCTGTCCGCGTTCTTCGAGCGCATGCAGGCCAACGCCGGCGTCAAGGCCGCGCTGCAGGCCGAAGGGCTGTAA
- a CDS encoding PQQ-dependent sugar dehydrogenase, whose product MQSRTAASTRAIPFLLSLTLVCAAAPAFAQATQEPPSAPARVMPVVGGLDHPWSMAFLPDGGILITERPGNLRLLRTPGGLSKPLTGVPKVAARGQGGLLDVVLSPNFATDRYVYLSYAESDGDKSGTAVGRGRLADDGSGLENFKVIFRQEPKLSSGLHFGSRLVFDGKGYLYIALGENNQRPTAQDLDKLQGKVVRLKADGALPDDNPFVGKQGARPEIWSYGHRNPQGMALNPWTGELWENEHGPRGGDEVNVVQPGKNYGWPLATYGINYSGLKIPEAKGETLPGMEPPVYWWPKSPAISGMAFYNADRFPAWRNSLFIGALGNQNLIRLTVDGNKVVEKETLLADRKRRIRDVRQGPDGYVYVLTDASPGELLRVAPAETGG is encoded by the coding sequence ATGCAGTCACGCACCGCCGCGAGCACGCGCGCAATTCCCTTTCTCTTGTCCTTGACCCTGGTTTGCGCCGCCGCGCCCGCGTTCGCGCAAGCCACGCAGGAACCGCCGTCGGCGCCTGCGCGCGTGATGCCCGTTGTCGGAGGCCTGGATCATCCCTGGTCCATGGCGTTCCTGCCCGACGGCGGCATCCTGATCACCGAACGACCCGGGAACCTGCGGCTGTTGCGTACGCCCGGCGGGCTGTCCAAGCCGCTGACCGGTGTGCCCAAGGTGGCCGCGCGCGGCCAGGGCGGTCTGCTGGACGTGGTGCTGTCGCCAAACTTTGCGACCGACCGCTACGTGTACCTGTCCTATGCGGAGTCGGACGGCGACAAGAGCGGCACGGCCGTGGGACGAGGCCGGCTGGCCGACGATGGCAGCGGGCTGGAAAACTTCAAGGTGATCTTCCGCCAGGAACCCAAGCTGTCGTCCGGGCTGCATTTCGGATCGCGCCTGGTGTTTGACGGCAAGGGCTACCTCTACATTGCGCTGGGCGAGAACAACCAGCGGCCCACGGCGCAGGACCTGGACAAGTTGCAGGGCAAGGTTGTGCGGCTCAAGGCCGACGGCGCTCTACCTGACGACAATCCCTTCGTGGGCAAGCAGGGCGCGCGCCCCGAGATCTGGTCGTACGGCCATCGCAATCCGCAAGGCATGGCGCTCAATCCCTGGACCGGCGAGCTTTGGGAAAACGAACACGGGCCGCGGGGCGGCGACGAGGTCAACGTGGTGCAGCCGGGCAAGAACTACGGCTGGCCGCTGGCGACGTACGGCATCAACTATTCGGGTCTGAAGATTCCCGAGGCCAAAGGCGAGACGTTGCCGGGCATGGAGCCGCCGGTCTACTGGTGGCCGAAGTCGCCCGCCATCAGCGGCATGGCGTTCTACAACGCCGATCGTTTTCCGGCCTGGCGCAATTCGCTCTTCATCGGCGCGCTGGGCAACCAGAACCTGATCCGCCTGACTGTCGACGGCAATAAGGTGGTCGAGAAGGAAACGCTGCTGGCCGACCGCAAGCGCCGGATCCGTGACGTGCGGCAGGGGCCGGACGGTTATGTGTATGTGCTGACGGATGCTTCGCCGGGCGAACTGCTGCGGGTGGCGCCGGCTGAAACGGGAGGGTGA
- a CDS encoding glutathione S-transferase family protein, which translates to MKTYELIGSAGCGSAIVEMALVLANVPHVLTDVPYLKPGPERDRLLHLNPLGQVPTLILPDGEVMTESAAMILHLNDVAPQAGLAPTADKPERARFLNLLVRIVAAVYPTFTYGDDPAQWTTPGDAVDLLRERVHTRRAELWQELERQAGAPHMLGRRFSALDLYVTVMTHWRPGPSWFGAMCPALTAVAREAALEPNVARVLQRHFPPPTE; encoded by the coding sequence ATGAAGACCTATGAACTCATCGGGTCCGCGGGCTGCGGCTCCGCCATCGTCGAGATGGCGCTGGTGCTGGCCAACGTGCCGCACGTCCTGACGGACGTGCCGTACCTGAAGCCCGGTCCCGAGCGAGACCGGCTGCTGCATCTGAATCCGCTGGGGCAGGTACCCACGCTGATCCTGCCCGACGGCGAGGTCATGACCGAAAGCGCGGCGATGATCCTGCACCTGAACGACGTGGCGCCGCAGGCTGGTCTTGCGCCCACGGCGGACAAGCCGGAACGGGCGCGCTTTCTGAACCTGCTGGTGCGGATCGTGGCGGCGGTCTACCCGACCTTCACGTACGGCGACGATCCCGCGCAGTGGACGACGCCGGGCGATGCGGTGGACCTGCTGCGCGAGCGCGTCCACACGCGCCGCGCCGAGCTGTGGCAGGAACTGGAACGCCAGGCCGGCGCGCCGCACATGCTGGGGCGCCGCTTTTCGGCGCTGGACCTGTATGTGACGGTCATGACGCATTGGCGCCCAGGGCCGTCGTGGTTCGGTGCGATGTGTCCGGCATTGACCGCGGTCGCGCGCGAAGCCGCGTTGGAACCGAACGTGGCCCGCGTGCTGCAGCGGCACTTTCCGCCGCCCACCGAATAG
- a CDS encoding DMT family transporter, which produces MSPSTALPAVREHSAAAGIACVAGGIFFLTLSDANAKWLGASYNPLQILFLRALIALPFVTALALWLGGRRVLRTTHPGLHLTRGAINVVSACCFYLGLQALPLAEATAIAFAAPLFVTALSVLILKERVDGKRWLAVLAGFAGVLIVVRPGTQAFQAATLLPLTTALLYAVMMITARGINRAEGMLTTTFYIVLGQLVCSAIGLPWVWRAPAMEDLPYFGGVALFSTLGLALITQGFRIGPASVVAPFDYTGLVWATILGWIFWREAPDAYAYLGAVFIAGSGVYIAVREARGKTRRRATT; this is translated from the coding sequence ATGTCCCCAAGCACCGCATTACCCGCCGTCCGTGAACATTCCGCCGCCGCAGGCATCGCCTGCGTGGCGGGCGGCATCTTTTTTCTGACGCTCAGCGACGCCAATGCCAAGTGGCTGGGCGCCAGCTACAACCCGTTGCAGATCCTCTTCCTGCGCGCGCTGATCGCCCTGCCTTTCGTAACCGCGCTGGCGCTGTGGCTGGGCGGACGCCGCGTGCTGCGCACCACGCATCCCGGCCTGCACCTGACGCGCGGCGCGATCAACGTGGTCTCGGCCTGTTGCTTCTATCTGGGACTGCAGGCGCTGCCGCTGGCCGAAGCGACCGCCATCGCGTTTGCCGCGCCGCTGTTCGTCACCGCGCTGTCGGTGCTGATCCTGAAGGAGCGCGTGGACGGCAAGCGTTGGCTGGCGGTATTGGCGGGCTTTGCGGGCGTGCTGATCGTGGTGCGCCCGGGCACGCAGGCCTTCCAGGCCGCCACCCTGCTGCCGCTGACCACCGCCCTGCTCTACGCCGTCATGATGATCACGGCGCGCGGCATCAACCGCGCCGAAGGCATGCTGACCACCACCTTCTACATCGTGCTGGGCCAACTGGTCTGCAGCGCCATCGGACTGCCGTGGGTGTGGCGCGCGCCGGCCATGGAAGACCTGCCTTATTTCGGTGGCGTCGCGCTGTTCAGCACGCTGGGGCTGGCGCTCATCACGCAGGGATTCCGCATCGGCCCGGCTTCTGTCGTCGCGCCCTTCGACTACACGGGCCTGGTCTGGGCCACGATTCTGGGATGGATCTTCTGGCGCGAAGCGCCCGACGCCTATGCGTACCTGGGCGCCGTGTTCATTGCAGGCAGCGGCGTGTACATCGCCGTGCGCGAGGCACGCGGGAAGACGCGCCGGCGTGCCACGACCTGA
- a CDS encoding DUF423 domain-containing protein, giving the protein MTDRQLTILAAINLMVAVGAGAFGAHGLKRILTPDMLAVWQTGVMYHLVHALGIFIIALLGARFGSPLLSAAGVVMFVGIVLFSGSLYVLTLTGTTWLGAVTPFGGTAFLAAWAMVAIAAYRAQS; this is encoded by the coding sequence ATGACGGACCGGCAGCTCACGATACTCGCGGCGATCAATCTCATGGTGGCGGTGGGCGCCGGGGCGTTTGGCGCGCACGGGCTCAAGCGCATCCTGACGCCCGACATGCTGGCCGTGTGGCAGACCGGCGTCATGTACCACCTGGTCCACGCGCTGGGCATCTTCATCATCGCGCTGCTGGGCGCCCGCTTCGGGTCGCCGCTGCTGTCGGCCGCGGGCGTCGTCATGTTCGTCGGCATCGTGCTGTTTTCGGGCAGCCTGTACGTGCTGACGCTGACCGGCACAACGTGGCTGGGCGCGGTCACGCCGTTTGGCGGCACGGCCTTCCTGGCCGCGTGGGCGATGGTCGCCATTGCTGCCTACCGCGCGCAAAGCTGA
- a CDS encoding antitoxin Xre/MbcA/ParS toxin-binding domain-containing protein, which yields MTIALTDKSPAKRGATVKRPPRPRQLFRGLIDSPLTDIARDVHRGLPAQMVDDAADYLQVPKSEIMAITEVKAASLSRWTREGQALPLGESDRLARVARVVRVARQVLGSDEEAVLWLNTPVPALGNVKPLSLLTSDASSRIVEDTLARAAAGVYA from the coding sequence ATGACCATCGCCCTGACCGATAAATCTCCCGCCAAGCGCGGCGCCACCGTCAAACGCCCGCCGCGCCCCAGGCAGCTTTTTCGCGGCCTGATCGACAGCCCGCTCACTGACATTGCCCGGGACGTGCACCGCGGACTGCCCGCGCAGATGGTGGACGATGCCGCCGATTACCTGCAGGTGCCCAAGTCGGAAATCATGGCGATTACCGAGGTCAAGGCGGCGTCGCTGTCGCGCTGGACGCGCGAAGGCCAGGCGCTGCCGCTGGGTGAATCCGACCGGCTTGCCCGCGTCGCCCGGGTGGTGCGCGTCGCCCGTCAGGTGCTGGGCAGCGACGAGGAAGCGGTGCTGTGGCTGAACACGCCCGTGCCCGCGCTGGGCAACGTCAAGCCGTTGTCGCTGCTGACCTCGGATGCCAGCAGCCGCATCGTCGAGGACACGCTGGCCCGCGCCGCTGCGGGCGTCTACGCATGA
- a CDS encoding RES family NAD+ phosphorylase: MTDYVSLWRIGTTAGKYRADDLSGAGAAAVGGRYNSPGTPVVYASASVALAVLETVVHFAARASEHANRYLIELAVPNGIFEARQSLSLAQLQDDYPFWDAVPFAEASQAVGDNWVASGVSALLELPSAIVPYRGVPDCNFLINPAHPDAEDIVVVRRERFIYDPRLRPG; the protein is encoded by the coding sequence ATGACCGATTACGTTTCGCTCTGGCGCATTGGCACCACGGCGGGCAAGTACCGGGCGGACGATCTCTCCGGCGCCGGAGCGGCTGCGGTGGGCGGACGCTACAACAGCCCGGGCACGCCGGTGGTGTATGCCTCGGCCAGCGTGGCGCTGGCGGTGCTGGAAACGGTGGTGCATTTTGCCGCGCGCGCGTCCGAGCACGCCAACCGGTATCTGATTGAGCTGGCCGTGCCCAATGGCATTTTTGAGGCGCGCCAATCGCTGTCGCTGGCGCAGCTGCAGGACGACTATCCGTTCTGGGATGCGGTGCCGTTTGCCGAGGCCTCGCAGGCCGTGGGCGACAACTGGGTGGCGTCGGGCGTGTCGGCGCTGCTGGAATTGCCCAGCGCCATCGTGCCGTACCGTGGCGTCCCGGACTGCAATTTCCTCATCAATCCGGCGCATCCGGACGCCGAGGATATCGTGGTGGTGCGGCGCGAACGCTTCATCTACGATCCGCGATTGCGGCCGGGGTAA